The Micromonospora sp. NBC_00421 DNA window GATCGGCGCGGACGCGCTCGCCGCCCGGGCCGGCGTGCCGGTCCGGACGGCGTTGCGCAAGCTCGCCCTGCTGGAGGAGCTGGGCCTGGTGACCCGCCGCGACGACGGTTACGCCCTCACCCGACCGCAATCGTCCAGGGGTTGAGGATGCCTCGGTGAGCAGTTCGACCCCACCGGTCGTTCAACAGCTTGACGAGCAGCGGATTCACCGCTATTCATCGGCCGCGGGTGAGGCCTCTCGTCCACAACGGAAGGGCTAGGTCGGTGCAGGCCGTCGGTCGCGCTGGCCCCGTGGTCGACACGGGTGCGATGATCGCTACCGTGTCGATTCCCCGTCGTTCCGTGCTCGGTCTCGGGTTCGCCGCCGCCCTCGGGTTGGCCGGCTGCGCCAAGAACCCGCCCACCGGGCCGGCCGGCTCCTGGGCCACCGCCGTGCCGGGTGACGGTACGCAGGGCGGCCAGGGTGCTGCGGCGGCCAACCGTGCGGGAGCCGCAGCCCGGGGCACCGCCCCGGTCCCGGCCAGCAAGCCGCGTACCCTCACCGTGGCGCTCCAGCGTTACCTCCAGCCCACCACCGAGAACCCGAAGCATCCGACGTACGCCGGGGCGGTGGTGCTGGCGGTGACCGACGGTGAGCCGACCGACCACCTGGCGGTCGGTGAGGCGCTGCGCTACGACGCCGGGCCGGTGCTGCTGCCCGCGGCGAAACGGGTCGCCATGCGCCCCGACTCGATCTTCGACCTGGCCTCGCTCACCAAGGTCTACACCGCGATCCTCACCCTGCAACAGGTCGACGCCGGCCGGATCGACCTGGACGCGCCGGTGGTGCGCTACCTGCCCGAGTTCACCGGCACCGGCAAGTCCACCGTCACCGTGGCGATGCTGCTGGCCCACACCAGCGGCCTGCCGGTCGGTGCGAAGGTCACCGGTTACGCGACGATGGCCGAGCGGTGGCGCGCGGTGCTGACCACGCCGCTGGTCAGCGGTGCCATTCCGGGCACCGTGTTCCGTTATTCCAGCGTCGGCCTGATGGTGGCCGGGAAGATCGTCGAGAAGGTCACCGGGCTCAGCCTCGACCGGGCCCTGAAGACCCACCTGACCACCCCGTTGGGGCTGCGCCACACCGGGTTCAACCCCAACACCTGGCTCGGCACGGCCGACCGGGCCAACCGGCTGGTCGCCACCGACGCCCGCTCCTCCCGGGGGCTGCTGCGGGGCGTGGTGCACGACGACGTCGCCAACCACCTCGGCGGCATCGCCGGCCACGCCGGCATCTTCGCCCCCGCCGAGGAGGTCGCGGTCATCGGGCAGCTGCTGCTCGACGGCGGCAGCTACGGCGGGAAGCGGATCCTCGCCGAGGGCACCGTCGCCCGGATGCTGCGCAACGCCAACACCGGGCTGCCCGCCGTCGACCCGGACCGGCCGAACCGCACCTCCGACCACGGCCTCGGCGTGGTGCTCAACCAGCCCTGGTTCATGGGCAAGCTCGCCCGCACCACCACCTTCGGGCACACCGGGTTCACCGGCACCTCGTTCCTGGTCCAGCCCGACCGACGCCGGGTGCTGGTGCTGCTCACCAACCGCGCCCACCCGAACTGGAG harbors:
- a CDS encoding serine hydrolase domain-containing protein: MSIPRRSVLGLGFAAALGLAGCAKNPPTGPAGSWATAVPGDGTQGGQGAAAANRAGAAARGTAPVPASKPRTLTVALQRYLQPTTENPKHPTYAGAVVLAVTDGEPTDHLAVGEALRYDAGPVLLPAAKRVAMRPDSIFDLASLTKVYTAILTLQQVDAGRIDLDAPVVRYLPEFTGTGKSTVTVAMLLAHTSGLPVGAKVTGYATMAERWRAVLTTPLVSGAIPGTVFRYSSVGLMVAGKIVEKVTGLSLDRALKTHLTTPLGLRHTGFNPNTWLGTADRANRLVATDARSSRGLLRGVVHDDVANHLGGIAGHAGIFAPAEEVAVIGQLLLDGGSYGGKRILAEGTVARMLRNANTGLPAVDPDRPNRTSDHGLGVVLNQPWFMGKLARTTTFGHTGFTGTSFLVQPDRRRVLVLLTNRAHPNWSWADPDPARVAVADTFA